The DNA segment CGCGATCGGCGACGGGTTCGACGTCGCCGCCGTCGAAGCGGGGGCCACGGGACTCATCGGCGACGACGACCTCGACCGGATCGCCGCCGCCCTCGAACCCGGCACGTCGGTGCTCGTGCTCCTCGTCGAGCACACGTGGGCGCGGCGCATCCAGGCCGCCCTCGAACCGAGCGGCGCCGAGGTCGTCGCGACCCGGAGACTGCCGGGCGCGGTGCTCGACGAAGTCGCGGTCGCCGCGGGCGTGCCGCGCGCGGCCTCGCAGAGCTGACGTGGGTGATGGCGATGCCGAAGGGGCGACGAGACGGGCGGCCCGGGCTCCTCGCCGTCGCCGACCGGCTCTCCCGCGCGACCGGGGGCGAGCCCGAGACATCCGGCCGCTTCCCCGACGTGCGCGAGGGTCGACCCGACGAGCGTCGACCCGACCTCGACCTCCTCGACGGGCTCGAACGCCTCGCGGCGCTCCGTGCCGCGGGCGCGCTCGACGACGATGAGTACGCGGCGGCGAAGCGGCGCCTGCTCACGTGATCGTGCTCGCCGCGGCCTTTCGATCGGAGACGCCGAGCTTGCGGTAGATGATCCGCAGGTGGGTCTTCACGGTGTTGACCGAGAGGCCGAGCTCAGCTGCGATCTCGGCCGTCGTGAGGGTCGTGCGCAGGTAGCCGAGTACGTCGCGTTCGCGCTCGGTGAGCCCCGTGCGGTCGTCGTGGCGGGCGATCGCGTGCGTCAGGAAGTCGCCGTAGGCGGTGCCCCACGCGACGTGCTCGAGCATGAACTGGCGGACATCGGGCCACTCGTCGGCGAACGGCCGGGCGACGCCCTGGGGCACGGCGACCTCGAGCGCGCGTTCGAGCCGCTCGTGCGCGCCCGCACGATCGCCGTGGGCGCGGCGGATCAGCGCGAGCGTGACGAGCGCCGAGGCCCGAGCGTA comes from the Agromyces protaetiae genome and includes:
- a CDS encoding DUF6325 family protein, which produces MIAGFGPGELCVIGFPGDGIPERARWAIVETLAQGVVTLLDAVLLTCDHAGVVRGADLDAIGDGFDVAAVEAGATGLIGDDDLDRIAAALEPGTSVLVLLVEHTWARRIQAALEPSGAEVVATRRLPGAVLDEVAVAAGVPRAASQS
- a CDS encoding SHOCT domain-containing protein — its product is MPKGRRDGRPGLLAVADRLSRATGGEPETSGRFPDVREGRPDERRPDLDLLDGLERLAALRAAGALDDDEYAAAKRRLLT